A region from the uncultured Campylobacter sp. genome encodes:
- a CDS encoding aryl-sulfate sulfotransferase codes for MKRTLSSFALAAALLGGLSTAALAIGGPSGAHIDYGIPGKIGEVVVNPYDIAPLTAVIKNGGYTLSNAKVTIVPKPDGQTISYKVADKHLRTHGGIPVFGLYPDYQNTVEVEYDKIYKGQTEHIKETYKIYAPAIYLESSGMPSQKGALFDKIEVVKAPSAKFANRLYYVNNFVNKTGKGTKVVWNNPAGGAIEWNYSPNNFILDTKGEVRWYLEPSKIYDLKQPFSAGVMMGFKQNDDGAMTWGYGQRYAKYDIMGREIFNRELPAGYNDFSHSMDVAQNGHYFLRAANANYKRADGKNVRTVRDVIVEVDRDGNVVDDFRLYEILDPYRDIVLKTLDQGAVCLNIDASKAGHTASSDELAAMDTNEKWGDIVGSGPGRNWAHVNSVDYDPSDDSIIISSRHQDAVIKIGRDKKIKWIMGAHKGWKDQFKGYLLQPIDKDGKKIVCEDEYSKCPGYESEKGGFDWQWTQHTAFRIDSKSKKGVVYLTVFDNGDTRGMEQPAMAGMKYSRAVVYKIDENAKTVEQLWEYGKQRGSEWYSSVTSLAQYQDDLDSVMVYSAVAGMQFDIAKGRPVGVPSPHIDEFEWGAKEPSIEIKMTNAMGYQAFPFSLEKAFEK; via the coding sequence ATGAAGCGAACTCTTTCTTCATTTGCGCTAGCTGCGGCGCTTTTAGGCGGTCTAAGCACGGCCGCGCTCGCTATCGGCGGACCTAGCGGCGCGCACATAGACTACGGTATCCCTGGCAAGATCGGCGAAGTAGTCGTAAACCCATACGACATTGCGCCTCTAACGGCGGTCATCAAAAACGGCGGATACACGCTATCAAACGCGAAAGTCACCATCGTGCCGAAGCCGGACGGCCAGACGATCAGCTATAAGGTCGCCGACAAACACCTTCGCACGCACGGCGGAATCCCTGTTTTTGGGCTATATCCGGACTATCAAAACACCGTCGAGGTAGAGTACGATAAAATTTATAAGGGCCAAACCGAGCACATAAAAGAAACCTATAAAATTTACGCTCCAGCGATTTATCTAGAGAGCTCGGGCATGCCGTCTCAAAAGGGCGCGCTATTTGATAAAATCGAAGTCGTAAAGGCTCCGAGCGCGAAATTCGCTAACCGCCTCTACTACGTAAATAACTTCGTAAATAAAACCGGCAAGGGCACCAAAGTCGTGTGGAACAACCCCGCAGGCGGCGCGATCGAGTGGAACTACAGCCCGAACAACTTCATCCTTGACACCAAAGGCGAAGTGCGCTGGTATCTGGAGCCGAGTAAAATTTACGACCTCAAGCAGCCCTTTAGCGCGGGCGTAATGATGGGCTTTAAGCAAAACGACGACGGCGCGATGACGTGGGGCTATGGGCAGCGATACGCCAAATACGACATAATGGGACGCGAAATCTTTAACCGCGAGCTACCTGCGGGCTACAACGACTTCTCGCACTCTATGGACGTTGCGCAAAACGGGCACTATTTCCTGCGCGCGGCAAACGCCAACTATAAACGCGCCGACGGTAAAAACGTCCGCACCGTGCGCGACGTCATCGTCGAGGTCGATAGAGACGGCAACGTCGTAGATGATTTTAGATTATATGAAATTCTCGATCCGTACCGCGACATTGTGCTAAAAACGCTTGATCAGGGCGCGGTGTGCCTAAATATCGACGCTAGCAAGGCGGGCCACACCGCAAGCTCGGACGAGCTAGCTGCGATGGATACGAACGAAAAATGGGGCGATATCGTGGGCTCGGGCCCCGGACGCAACTGGGCGCACGTAAATAGCGTGGATTATGATCCAAGCGACGATAGCATCATCATCTCCAGCCGCCACCAAGACGCCGTCATCAAGATCGGCCGCGATAAAAAAATCAAATGGATAATGGGCGCGCACAAAGGCTGGAAGGATCAGTTTAAAGGCTACTTGCTACAGCCCATAGATAAAGACGGCAAAAAAATCGTCTGCGAGGACGAGTATTCAAAATGCCCTGGCTACGAGAGCGAGAAGGGCGGATTTGACTGGCAGTGGACGCAGCATACGGCATTTCGAATCGATAGCAAGTCCAAAAAGGGCGTCGTGTATCTCACCGTCTTTGACAACGGCGACACACGCGGTATGGAGCAGCCTGCGATGGCGGGTATGAAATACTCCCGCGCGGTCGTTTATAAAATCGATGAGAACGCCAAGACCGTCGAGCAGCTCTGGGAGTACGGCAAACAGCGCGGCAGCGAGTGGTACAGCTCGGTTACTTCGCTAGCGCAGTATCAAGACGACCTTGATAGCGTGATGGTTTACTCGGCGGTCGCGGGCATGCAGTTTGACATCGCCAAGGGACGCCCCGTCGGCGTGCCTAGCCCTCACATCGACGAGTTTGAATGGGGTGCAAAAGAGCCGTCAATCGAAATAAAAATGACCAACGCGATGGGCTATCAGGCGTTTCCGTTTAGCCT
- a CDS encoding thiol:disulfide interchange protein DsbA/DsbL produces MNLLSKFSKGFLAVAMFGAISAAAFTEGEDYVKLEKPLPVEQNTLVKVFSYACPFCYKYDKTVTPKVVEKISGLKYVPFHLKTKGEYGELGSKILAVLAVMDEEKGVSLLDENSLFKKAKFAYYKAYHDQRQRWSDGKDEAAFLKTGLDAAGISEADYQKKLEDPKVAELLKKWDESYDVAKIQGVPAFVVNGKYLIMTKSINSIDGMAQLIEELLKK; encoded by the coding sequence ATGAACCTACTTTCTAAATTTAGCAAAGGCTTTCTAGCAGTCGCGATGTTCGGCGCCATAAGCGCTGCCGCGTTTACCGAGGGCGAGGACTACGTCAAGCTAGAAAAACCGCTACCCGTAGAGCAAAACACACTGGTTAAGGTTTTTAGCTACGCTTGCCCGTTTTGCTATAAATACGATAAAACCGTAACGCCAAAGGTAGTTGAGAAAATTTCCGGCTTAAAATACGTGCCGTTCCATCTAAAAACCAAGGGCGAATACGGCGAGCTCGGAAGTAAAATTTTAGCCGTTTTAGCCGTGATGGACGAGGAAAAGGGCGTGAGCCTGCTAGATGAAAACTCGCTGTTTAAAAAGGCTAAATTTGCCTACTACAAGGCCTATCACGATCAAAGACAGCGCTGGAGCGACGGCAAGGACGAGGCTGCGTTTTTAAAGACGGGGCTTGATGCGGCGGGTATCAGCGAAGCGGATTATCAAAAGAAGCTAGAGGATCCAAAGGTCGCCGAACTGCTTAAAAAATGGGACGAGAGCTACGACGTAGCCAAGATCCAGGGTGTGCCGGCGTTCGTCGTAAACGGCAAATACCTCATCATGACGAAGTCCATCAACTCTATCGACGGCATGGCGCAGCTAATTGAAGAGCTGCTCAAAAAATAG
- the dsbI gene encoding protein-disulfide oxidoreductase DsbI has product MKFAEKIAKFGDSRLPWAILIAVSVGLVILAHSLFQNYVYMPPCEQCVYIRFAFLCMALGGLVAIINPKNLLLAAVGYLLAFWGAIQGIMYSVKLAKIHDAVHGDDPFGVQGCSTEPHYPFGLPLERWAPDWFLPTGDCGYDNPMVPDGVTLSGFQKYLVDLYEDGWYLIPSSKFMSMADCTLVGFGVCFVVLAAMFVCKILTLKKA; this is encoded by the coding sequence ATGAAATTTGCGGAAAAAATAGCAAAATTTGGCGATAGCCGCCTGCCGTGGGCGATCCTCATAGCGGTAAGCGTGGGGCTTGTGATCCTCGCGCACTCGCTGTTTCAAAACTACGTCTATATGCCGCCTTGCGAGCAGTGCGTCTATATCCGCTTTGCCTTTTTGTGCATGGCGCTAGGAGGCTTGGTCGCGATCATAAATCCTAAAAATTTGCTCCTCGCCGCGGTAGGCTACCTGCTAGCCTTTTGGGGCGCGATCCAGGGCATAATGTATAGCGTAAAGCTCGCCAAGATCCACGACGCCGTGCATGGAGACGATCCGTTCGGCGTGCAGGGCTGCTCGACCGAGCCGCACTATCCGTTCGGTCTGCCGCTTGAGCGGTGGGCGCCCGATTGGTTCTTGCCTACTGGCGACTGCGGATACGATAATCCGATGGTTCCGGACGGCGTCACGCTAAGCGGCTTTCAAAAATATCTCGTCGATCTTTACGAGGACGGCTGGTACCTCATCCCATCAAGCAAATTTATGTCGATGGCCGACTGCACACTCGTGGGCTTTGGCGTCTGCTTCGTCGTGCTCGCCGCGATGTTCGTTTGCAAAATTTTAACTCTGAAAAAAGCTTAA
- a CDS encoding sensor histidine kinase, giving the protein MKALREHNFKIYFIIIFASLFVVLLGVKNYEDAKAQITTLADKNKIAASENMVGNFSFWLDERLRSLVRAAKFMQNAGISQDSEKLGGFIRLFKENSAEFDALQFLREDGEIFVDGKELGENEAMPKSLRTGLVWFEETKSTLAPTVNFMQRHKILGEPTLNLCVPVLDGGSFAGVFCGVVKLQNILKNMEKFKLAPDSYAFIVTHGGEILTPMKDAALKKQIEDKFKELFLRGEDITSIKIGSNFISVAEIPTLNWFIGAGTDNEKELAALLNSALKNALTLLFAFAALALVANFLHNFMYSKIKNLQDDYEALLKHKARMSEAGELISGINHQFIQPVNSLNLMISSLLMLQKDGKLDAATLESMLQKGQAATVLLSDTIEIFRNFYKTSDSPQKFSVERCIKDLLKLMHTELSKANVAVNLREFKDEQATQRMGIVQQILLILIHNAKDAVVERYKDEIAKRQIFINVKFENGTCKIAVTDYGSGVSKAARDKILTQPKTTKKQGSGIGLYFGKKLANEKLAGDIRLLSAGDPTTFELGFETNLKE; this is encoded by the coding sequence ATGAAAGCCTTACGCGAGCATAATTTTAAAATCTACTTCATCATCATTTTCGCAAGCCTTTTTGTGGTGCTTTTGGGCGTAAAAAACTACGAGGACGCTAAGGCGCAGATCACGACGCTCGCGGACAAAAACAAGATCGCCGCTAGCGAAAATATGGTCGGGAATTTCTCGTTTTGGCTAGACGAGCGACTGCGCTCGCTGGTGCGCGCGGCTAAATTTATGCAAAACGCGGGTATCTCGCAAGATAGCGAAAAGCTCGGCGGCTTCATACGTCTTTTTAAAGAAAATTCCGCGGAATTCGACGCCTTGCAGTTTTTGCGCGAGGACGGAGAAATTTTCGTCGACGGCAAGGAGCTCGGCGAGAACGAAGCGATGCCAAAGAGCCTTCGCACGGGGCTTGTGTGGTTTGAAGAGACCAAAAGCACGCTCGCGCCCACGGTAAATTTTATGCAGCGCCATAAAATTTTAGGCGAGCCGACGTTAAATTTATGCGTGCCCGTGCTGGACGGCGGCTCGTTTGCAGGGGTATTTTGCGGCGTGGTGAAGCTGCAAAACATACTAAAAAATATGGAAAAATTTAAGCTCGCGCCAGATTCCTACGCCTTTATCGTAACCCATGGCGGCGAAATTTTAACTCCGATGAAGGATGCCGCACTAAAAAAGCAGATCGAGGATAAATTTAAAGAGCTTTTTTTGCGGGGCGAAGATATCACGAGCATAAAAATCGGCTCAAATTTCATCTCCGTCGCCGAGATCCCCACGCTAAACTGGTTCATCGGCGCAGGTACGGATAACGAAAAGGAGCTCGCCGCGCTGCTTAACTCCGCGCTAAAAAATGCCCTTACTCTGCTTTTTGCGTTCGCGGCGTTGGCACTGGTGGCAAATTTCCTCCACAACTTTATGTACTCAAAAATCAAAAACCTGCAAGACGACTACGAGGCCCTGCTCAAGCACAAAGCGCGTATGAGCGAGGCTGGCGAGCTAATCAGCGGCATAAATCATCAGTTTATCCAGCCGGTTAATTCGCTAAATTTGATGATATCAAGCCTGCTCATGCTGCAAAAAGACGGCAAGCTAGACGCCGCGACGCTAGAGAGTATGCTGCAAAAAGGCCAAGCCGCGACCGTGCTTTTAAGCGACACGATCGAGATTTTCAGAAATTTTTATAAAACGAGCGACAGCCCGCAAAAATTTAGCGTAGAGCGCTGCATCAAAGACCTGCTAAAACTCATGCACACCGAGCTTAGCAAAGCAAACGTCGCGGTAAACCTGCGCGAGTTTAAAGATGAGCAAGCGACTCAGCGAATGGGCATCGTGCAGCAAATTTTACTCATCCTCATTCACAATGCAAAAGACGCAGTCGTGGAGCGATACAAAGACGAGATCGCCAAGCGGCAGATTTTTATCAATGTCAAATTTGAAAACGGCACGTGCAAGATAGCCGTCACGGACTACGGCAGCGGCGTGAGCAAGGCGGCTCGGGATAAAATTTTAACCCAGCCAAAAACCACCAAAAAGCAAGGAAGCGGCATCGGACTGTATTTTGGCAAAAAGCTAGCAAACGAAAAGCTCGCGGGTGATATCAGGCTACTAAGCGCGGGCGATCCGACGACGTTTGAGCTCGGCTTTGAAACAAATTTAAAGGAGTGA
- a CDS encoding response regulator: MQEHLKLLKDLSVLIVEDDEIARELLIGGLKPYCLSVWGAGDGLEGLERFKKLAPAVVITDIHMPAMNGFEMMKEMIRVKPAQKFIVFTSYDTDDNLIKSIEHGAASFLKKPVDIAALCRLLVALTYEKDEKLVRLSPQTSINLAKEKIYKNGEEIYLSFLQNKLFWLFAYNLNKLVSYEMIEEFVYEGEQTSKGAIQNVVLRLKRELGVKFKNISESGYILLSGE, from the coding sequence ATGCAAGAGCATTTAAAGCTACTTAAAGACCTGAGCGTCCTCATCGTCGAGGACGACGAGATCGCAAGGGAGCTGCTAATAGGCGGGCTAAAGCCCTACTGCCTAAGCGTCTGGGGTGCGGGCGACGGGCTGGAGGGGCTGGAGCGCTTTAAAAAGCTAGCTCCCGCCGTCGTCATTACCGATATCCACATGCCCGCGATGAACGGCTTTGAGATGATGAAGGAGATGATACGCGTCAAACCCGCGCAAAAATTTATCGTCTTTACCTCCTACGACACCGACGATAACCTCATCAAAAGCATCGAGCACGGCGCGGCGTCGTTTCTAAAAAAGCCCGTCGATATCGCCGCTTTGTGCCGTCTGCTCGTGGCTCTAACCTACGAAAAGGACGAGAAGCTCGTACGTCTGAGCCCGCAAACTAGCATAAATCTCGCTAAAGAAAAGATCTACAAAAACGGCGAGGAAATTTATCTCTCATTTTTGCAAAACAAGCTCTTTTGGCTCTTTGCGTACAATCTAAACAAGCTCGTGAGCTACGAGATGATCGAGGAGTTCGTCTATGAGGGTGAGCAAACGAGCAAGGGCGCGATACAAAACGTCGTGCTGAGGCTAAAGCGGGAGCTGGGGGTTAAATTTAAAAACATCAGTGAAAGTGGATATATACTGCTAAGCGGCGAATAG
- a CDS encoding thiol:disulfide interchange protein DsbA/DsbL, protein MKIAKFLRILAAVCLLGSGANALEEGVNYQVLQKPLNVPKNSVVKIFNYECPHCYAFDRTVTPQLMKKLEGAEFLPWHLKTKGVFGQTASGVFAALIVLDEKDDVSLLSDESKFKKAKFAIYKAIHDKKDDFGGGSDKQRFIKTALDAAGVSESEYEAALASKKAQALLAQWDGGYEVAVISGVPAFVVSGKYLLNTASFGSVDEMAAAVKELLAK, encoded by the coding sequence ATGAAAATTGCTAAATTTTTAAGAATTTTAGCTGCCGTTTGCTTACTTGGCTCGGGTGCAAACGCGCTAGAGGAGGGCGTTAATTATCAAGTGTTGCAAAAGCCGCTAAACGTGCCTAAAAACAGCGTCGTCAAAATTTTTAACTACGAGTGCCCGCACTGCTATGCGTTCGATAGGACGGTCACGCCGCAGCTGATGAAAAAGCTTGAGGGGGCGGAGTTTTTGCCGTGGCATCTAAAGACCAAAGGCGTGTTCGGACAGACCGCAAGCGGTGTATTCGCAGCCCTTATCGTGCTTGATGAAAAGGACGATGTGAGCCTACTAAGCGACGAGTCGAAATTTAAAAAGGCGAAATTCGCGATTTACAAAGCGATCCACGACAAAAAGGATGATTTTGGCGGCGGTAGCGATAAGCAAAGGTTCATCAAAACCGCGCTAGATGCCGCGGGCGTGAGCGAGAGCGAATATGAAGCGGCACTTGCCAGCAAAAAGGCGCAGGCTCTGCTCGCGCAGTGGGACGGGGGCTACGAAGTCGCGGTGATTTCGGGCGTGCCCGCCTTCGTCGTGAGCGGCAAGTATCTTTTAAACACGGCTTCGTTTGGCTCCGTCGATGAAATGGCCGCCGCGGTAAAGGAGCTGCTGGCGAAATAG
- a CDS encoding aldo/keto reductase → MEFVSLNDGNKMPILGFGVFQVDPKETQRCVEDAISVGYRSIDTAKAYFNEESVGAAIKTALAGGLKREELFITTKLWINDAGEKQALKAFDASMKKLGLDYLDLYLIHQPYSDTYGAWRAMKRLRDEGLVRSIGVSNFYADRIVDLCENSGVIPAVNQLECHPFFQREALKRTLEDYGIAFGSWASFAEGKNDIFKNAVLSGIGEKYGKSSAQVILRWLIQRGIVVIPKSVKIERMKQNFNIFDFTLSPEDMAAIAALDTDKTLFSDHADPERVKWIIHAFDK, encoded by the coding sequence ATGGAATTTGTAAGCTTAAATGACGGCAATAAGATGCCGATTTTAGGATTTGGCGTATTTCAGGTAGATCCGAAAGAGACGCAAAGATGCGTTGAGGATGCGATCTCGGTCGGCTACCGCAGCATCGATACGGCAAAGGCGTATTTCAATGAAGAAAGCGTGGGCGCAGCAATTAAGACGGCTCTCGCAGGTGGGTTAAAGCGCGAGGAGCTGTTTATCACTACTAAGCTTTGGATTAACGATGCGGGCGAAAAACAAGCGCTAAAAGCCTTTGATGCGTCGATGAAAAAGCTAGGGCTTGATTATCTCGATCTGTATCTCATCCATCAGCCATATAGCGACACCTACGGCGCGTGGCGAGCGATGAAACGTTTGCGCGATGAGGGCCTTGTTCGTTCTATCGGCGTTAGCAACTTCTACGCCGATCGGATCGTCGATCTGTGCGAAAACAGCGGCGTCATTCCTGCCGTAAATCAGCTTGAGTGTCATCCATTTTTTCAGCGTGAAGCGTTAAAGCGCACGCTTGAGGATTACGGCATAGCGTTTGGGTCGTGGGCTAGCTTCGCCGAGGGCAAAAACGATATATTTAAAAACGCCGTACTAAGCGGTATCGGTGAAAAATACGGCAAAAGCTCGGCTCAAGTTATTTTGCGCTGGTTAATTCAGCGCGGCATCGTCGTCATTCCAAAAAGCGTTAAAATCGAGCGAATGAAGCAAAATTTCAATATTTTTGATTTTACGCTTTCGCCAGAGGATATGGCTGCTATCGCTGCGCTGGATACGGATAAGACGCTATTTTCCGACCACGCAGATCCTGAGCGCGTAAAATGGATAATACATGCCTTTGATAAGTAA
- a CDS encoding aryl-sulfate sulfotransferase encodes MRKNFFGSIVLAAALASGAFIAVPQTASAGVLAHQVKTQGELGSVFINPYDVAPLTAVIDRAGKDIKDIRVRVLGKPGGGIDISYNVSEHALLTHDGVPIWGLYPDYLNEVEVSYVFNGEKKVEKYKIYAQPIVTYSRDYRFSHMQKMKVKKVDPAFKNRLYLINNTITSVYKPLDWKNGGAASWNDFTENFVVDTQGEVRWYLDYQKFYDRSERRVMDGGMMMGFHQLPNGDLSWGMAQRYMRYDMMGKEVYNRELPRGYIDLSHEVMPLKGDHLLLRVGRYNYHHPDGRISHTIRDHIIEVDGSGKVVDEWDLNEIFGKNVYRSNLIKALDARAVCLNIDMDAKEIKISDDLPFGDVTSTGTGRNWAHANSISYDPSDDGIILSLRHQGIVKIGRDKKVKWILASPEGWSADFKEKVLVPVDKNGNKIKCENSKCEGDFDWSWTQHTAWLTPRYDNKGSVKHISVFDNGDGRGMEQPALKEQKYSRAVEYKIDEKKGTVEQTWEFGKERGFDFYSAVTSVVEWQKDKSTYFISSSNVYLLKPDKTIKMVLVEIDPKTNDVKFEMDVESASRDDVAYRAMVIDPNIFDY; translated from the coding sequence ATGCGTAAGAATTTTTTCGGTTCTATCGTTTTGGCTGCGGCCTTGGCAAGCGGTGCGTTTATAGCGGTGCCGCAGACGGCGAGTGCGGGCGTTTTGGCGCATCAGGTAAAAACCCAAGGCGAGCTTGGCTCGGTGTTTATCAACCCCTACGACGTGGCGCCTTTAACCGCCGTCATCGATAGGGCGGGCAAGGACATCAAGGATATCCGCGTGCGGGTGCTGGGCAAACCGGGCGGCGGCATCGACATCTCATATAACGTCTCCGAGCATGCGCTATTGACGCACGACGGCGTGCCGATCTGGGGGCTGTATCCGGACTATCTAAACGAGGTTGAGGTGAGCTACGTTTTTAACGGCGAAAAGAAGGTCGAAAAGTATAAAATTTACGCTCAGCCGATCGTGACGTATAGCCGTGATTATAGATTTAGCCATATGCAAAAGATGAAGGTCAAAAAGGTCGATCCTGCCTTTAAAAACAGGCTCTACCTCATCAATAACACCATCACGAGCGTTTATAAGCCGCTTGATTGGAAAAACGGGGGTGCCGCTAGCTGGAATGATTTCACCGAAAATTTCGTCGTCGATACGCAGGGCGAGGTCAGATGGTATCTAGATTATCAGAAATTTTACGACCGCAGCGAACGCAGAGTGATGGACGGCGGCATGATGATGGGCTTTCACCAGCTGCCAAACGGCGATCTGAGCTGGGGTATGGCGCAGCGATATATGCGCTACGACATGATGGGTAAGGAGGTGTATAACCGCGAGCTGCCGCGCGGCTACATCGACCTTAGCCACGAAGTGATGCCGCTTAAGGGCGATCATCTGCTGCTTCGCGTCGGTAGATACAACTACCATCATCCTGACGGCAGAATTTCGCACACGATCAGAGATCACATCATCGAAGTGGACGGCAGCGGCAAGGTCGTGGACGAGTGGGATCTGAATGAAATTTTCGGCAAAAACGTTTACCGTAGCAACCTCATCAAGGCTCTTGACGCTCGCGCCGTATGCCTAAATATCGACATGGACGCCAAAGAGATCAAAATCAGCGACGATCTGCCTTTCGGCGACGTGACCTCGACCGGCACGGGACGCAACTGGGCGCACGCAAACTCGATCTCATACGATCCTAGCGACGACGGCATCATCCTCTCGCTTCGCCACCAAGGCATCGTTAAGATCGGCCGTGACAAAAAGGTAAAATGGATCCTCGCAAGCCCTGAGGGCTGGAGCGCGGACTTTAAAGAAAAAGTGCTAGTGCCCGTGGATAAAAACGGCAACAAGATCAAATGCGAAAACTCAAAATGCGAGGGCGATTTCGACTGGTCGTGGACGCAGCACACCGCGTGGCTCACTCCGCGCTACGACAACAAGGGCAGCGTAAAGCATATAAGCGTATTTGACAACGGCGACGGTCGCGGCATGGAGCAGCCTGCGCTAAAAGAGCAAAAATACTCACGCGCGGTCGAGTACAAGATCGACGAGAAAAAGGGCACAGTCGAGCAGACGTGGGAATTTGGCAAGGAGCGCGGATTTGACTTCTACAGCGCGGTTACTAGCGTCGTGGAGTGGCAAAAGGATAAAAGCACGTACTTCATCTCAAGCTCGAACGTCTATCTGTTAAAGCCCGATAAGACGATCAAAATGGTGCTAGTGGAGATCGATCCGAAAACAAACGACGTCAAATTTGAGATGGACGTGGAGTCCGCGTCTAGAGACGACGTGGCATACCGCGCGATGGTGATCGATCCGAATATCTTTGATTATTAA
- a CDS encoding 4-oxalocrotonate tautomerase family protein, giving the protein MPFVNIKVAAPEPTKEQKKQIIAEITDSLARVLGKDPAAILVMIETLGMDSIGKSGLSLEEIKQNKEKK; this is encoded by the coding sequence ATGCCATTCGTAAATATAAAAGTAGCCGCTCCGGAGCCTACAAAAGAGCAAAAAAAGCAAATCATCGCCGAGATTACGGACTCGCTAGCACGCGTATTAGGCAAAGACCCAGCCGCAATACTCGTGATGATCGAAACGCTTGGTATGGACAGTATCGGTAAAAGCGGTCTAAGTCTTGAGGAGATCAAACAAAATAAAGAGAAAAAATGA
- a CDS encoding nitronate monooxygenase: MQFSKEHIDESAKLINEVQPWMVFLMTLFLAKGSALYSVAQKGKFTENTAGENLLEEMRLIEALELKDTQILGMHPSNSVPLAGRLPQDKDRLLAALEKGIKARSEEFFPLARKEAPRAGTLAKNLKEKNMKNFNQSTKLCEILGVSLPIVQAPMNNVTNAALVAAVSNAGGMGVLGPNAGRDSENLNTKERYKREFERIKSLTNKPYGVNIVCRNDNDKKYALKVMETAFEAGVKAFFFVGIAETELFKFIKDNGGVLVHRALTPSANSARAAQEEGADIIIATGYDEGGVGPQNKIGTFSIVPIIADAVSVPVMAAGGINDIRGVRAAFALGASGVYVGTRFIASTECQAAQPAKESIVSMGSSELFFVSDYQRVVPSKFAKELNAMYLNGDKEVVAQKIERLNPLRLAMIDGDIENGIIYVNSGISLIKEIKSAKKIVGELMADFV; the protein is encoded by the coding sequence ATGCAGTTTTCAAAAGAGCACATCGACGAAAGCGCGAAGCTCATAAACGAGGTGCAGCCTTGGATGGTTTTTCTCATGACCTTGTTTCTGGCTAAAGGAAGCGCGCTTTATAGCGTCGCACAAAAGGGTAAATTTACCGAAAATACCGCAGGCGAGAATCTGCTGGAGGAAATGCGCCTAATCGAAGCGCTCGAGCTAAAAGACACGCAGATACTGGGGATGCACCCTAGCAACTCCGTACCCCTCGCGGGAAGGCTACCGCAGGATAAGGACAGGCTGCTGGCGGCGCTAGAAAAAGGCATAAAAGCTAGGAGCGAGGAGTTTTTTCCTCTCGCCCGCAAAGAGGCGCCGAGGGCAGGTACATTAGCTAAAAATTTAAAGGAAAAGAATATGAAAAATTTTAATCAATCGACGAAACTGTGCGAAATTTTGGGCGTCAGCTTGCCTATCGTGCAGGCTCCGATGAATAACGTAACAAATGCCGCATTGGTAGCTGCCGTATCAAATGCCGGCGGAATGGGCGTGCTGGGGCCAAATGCCGGCAGAGACTCTGAAAATTTAAACACGAAAGAGCGATATAAACGAGAATTTGAACGTATAAAGTCGCTAACTAATAAGCCTTACGGCGTAAATATCGTTTGTCGAAACGATAATGACAAAAAATATGCGCTAAAGGTTATGGAAACGGCATTTGAGGCTGGTGTAAAGGCGTTTTTCTTTGTCGGCATAGCGGAAACGGAGCTATTTAAATTTATAAAAGATAACGGCGGAGTTTTGGTGCATAGAGCGCTTACGCCAAGCGCAAATTCGGCTCGCGCGGCACAAGAAGAGGGCGCAGATATTATAATTGCCACGGGATACGATGAAGGAGGAGTGGGCCCGCAAAATAAAATAGGTACTTTTAGCATCGTGCCGATCATCGCCGATGCCGTGAGCGTGCCTGTGATGGCTGCGGGCGGGATAAACGACATTAGAGGCGTACGAGCAGCCTTTGCGCTTGGGGCTAGCGGTGTTTACGTGGGTACTAGATTTATCGCTAGTACCGAGTGCCAGGCAGCGCAACCGGCAAAAGAGAGCATCGTATCTATGGGCTCTAGCGAGCTGTTTTTTGTTTCGGACTATCAACGCGTAGTGCCGAGTAAATTTGCCAAGGAGCTAAACGCAATGTATCTAAACGGCGACAAGGAAGTAGTGGCGCAAAAAATCGAGCGACTAAATCCGCTAAGGCTCGCAATGATAGATGGCGATATAGAAAATGGCATAATATACGTAAATTCTGGTATTAGCCTAATAAAAGAGATAAAAAGCGCCAAAAAAATCGTCGGCGAGCTTATGGCCGATTTTGTTTAA